From the Bacteroidia bacterium genome, one window contains:
- a CDS encoding GIY-YIG nuclease family protein — MAKAAYVYILASKKNGTLYTGVTSNLERRLYEHKHHLLEGFTSKYDVTRLVWFTQGDDIASAIALEKKIKNRNRQWKIDLIEKNNPNWDDLAAEWFEP; from the coding sequence ATGGCTAAGGCTGCTTATGTGTACATCCTCGCGAGCAAGAAAAACGGCACCTTGTACACTGGCGTCACCAGCAACCTCGAGCGTCGGCTATACGAGCATAAGCATCATCTTCTGGAGGGGTTTACCAGCAAATACGATGTTACTCGTCTTGTCTGGTTTACTCAAGGTGATGATATTGCTTCAGCCATTGCCCTCGAGAAAAAAATCAAAAACCGCAACCGGCAATGGAAAATTGACTTGATCGAGAAGAATAATCCGAATTGGGATGATCTTGCTGCAGAATGGTTTGAGCCATGA
- the mtaB gene encoding tRNA (N(6)-L-threonylcarbamoyladenosine(37)-C(2))-methylthiotransferase MtaB — MKRVSFHTLGCKLNFAETATFQRQFAQRGFATVDFREESDVVLINTCSVTANADSDARKAVRQALRRSPGAYVIVVGCYAQLRPEELASIDGVDLVLGAEEKFHIMEHADPLWSKDQVRVAVGDIAEANDFGVAYSAESSERTRAFLKVQDGCDYSCSYCTIPMARGGSRSQSIERTLEHARDILAQGFREIVLSGVNVGDYGAGTDTTLYELLQRLLELPGDFRVRISSIEPNLLSDDIIALAAANAKLVPHFHIPLQSGSDAVLRLMRRRYNTRLYRERIDAVLAALPHAGIGIDVIVGMPGETEELFREGYEFLVDLPFSYLHVFSYSERPGTEAAGIAEKVAPTERARRSQMLRTLSQRKRRAFHEQQLGRTLQVLFESGEQGRSSGFSENYVRVSVPWQPGLENRILPVRCDALEKDCVVGTLLETPADWSGYIPLQVKQIPDSRFPIPD, encoded by the coding sequence ATGAAACGTGTGTCCTTCCATACGTTGGGCTGCAAGCTCAATTTCGCCGAAACGGCCACCTTCCAGCGACAGTTCGCGCAGAGGGGCTTTGCCACCGTGGATTTCCGTGAAGAGAGCGATGTGGTGCTCATCAACACCTGTTCGGTGACGGCGAATGCGGACAGCGACGCGCGCAAGGCCGTGCGGCAGGCGCTGCGGCGCTCGCCCGGCGCCTACGTCATCGTCGTGGGTTGTTACGCGCAGCTTCGTCCCGAAGAACTGGCCTCCATCGACGGCGTGGATCTGGTGCTGGGTGCGGAGGAAAAATTCCACATCATGGAGCATGCGGATCCGTTGTGGAGCAAGGATCAGGTACGGGTCGCGGTGGGGGACATCGCCGAAGCCAACGATTTCGGGGTTGCCTACTCCGCTGAGAGCAGCGAGCGCACGCGCGCCTTTCTCAAGGTGCAGGACGGCTGCGACTACAGTTGCTCCTATTGCACCATTCCCATGGCGCGCGGAGGCAGTCGCAGCCAGAGCATAGAGCGCACGCTGGAACATGCACGCGATATCCTTGCGCAGGGCTTCCGGGAAATCGTGCTCAGCGGCGTGAACGTGGGCGATTACGGTGCGGGCACCGATACGACGCTGTACGAACTGCTGCAAAGGCTTCTGGAACTGCCGGGGGATTTCCGCGTGCGTATCAGTTCCATCGAACCGAATCTGTTGAGCGATGACATCATCGCGCTCGCCGCCGCCAACGCGAAACTCGTTCCGCATTTCCACATCCCATTACAGAGCGGCAGCGATGCCGTGCTGCGTCTCATGCGCCGGCGCTACAACACGCGGTTGTACCGCGAGCGTATTGACGCCGTGCTCGCGGCGCTGCCCCATGCCGGCATCGGCATCGACGTTATCGTAGGCATGCCGGGAGAGACAGAGGAGCTGTTCCGCGAGGGCTATGAATTCCTGGTCGATCTGCCGTTTTCCTACCTGCACGTCTTCAGCTACAGCGAGCGTCCGGGAACCGAAGCCGCAGGAATAGCGGAGAAAGTTGCTCCCACCGAGCGGGCGCGTCGCAGCCAGATGTTGCGCACGTTGAGTCAGCGGAAACGCCGCGCCTTCCATGAACAGCAGCTTGGCCGCACACTTCAGGTGCTTTTCGAATCGGGCGAGCAGGGTCGCAGTTCCGGCTTCTCGGAAAATTACGTCCGCGTTTCCGTACCCTGGCAGCCGGGCCTGGAGAACCGCATCCTTCCCGTCCGCTGCGATGCGCTCGAAAAGGATTGCGTCGTCGGCACACTTCTGGAAACCCCTGCAGATTGGAGCGGATACATTCCGCTGCAGGTGAAACAAATTCCCGATTCCCGATTCCCGATTCCCGATTGA
- the ffh gene encoding signal recognition particle protein, with protein MFEALSDKLEEALRRVKGQHRISEDNVSDTLREVRRALLEADVNLQVTKDFIDSVKEKAVGADVLKSLTPGQQIVKILHDELVALMGTEKSDITFAKTGTTVIMVAGLQGSGKTTFSAKLARMLKSQGRSPLLVAADVYRPAAIGQLKQLAQQISVPVYSGDESKPVAIAVEALEYAKKNLCNVVIIDTAGRLSIDEEMMQEVADIKSRVNPTEILFVVDSMTGQDAVNTARAFHDRLDFDGVVLTKLDGDTRGGAALSIRRVVEKPIKFASVGEKLDALEPFHPDRMASRILGMGDIVTLAEKAQEQFDEAEAQKLEEKMRKNQFTLEDFYSQIQALKKMGPLSSVIEMIPGVGKALRGVDIDDRSFVKIEAMILSMTLEERQKPHIINGSRRKRIAGGSGTTVQDVNRLLKQFTEMQKMMKRLTKGGMRQFAQSMMNQKFS; from the coding sequence ATGTTCGAAGCCCTCTCTGACAAACTGGAAGAAGCCCTCCGCCGCGTGAAGGGCCAGCACCGCATTTCCGAAGACAACGTCTCGGATACCCTGCGTGAAGTGCGCCGCGCGTTGCTGGAAGCGGACGTGAATCTCCAGGTCACCAAGGACTTCATTGACTCGGTGAAGGAAAAAGCCGTCGGCGCGGATGTGCTCAAGAGTCTGACGCCGGGGCAGCAAATCGTAAAAATACTGCACGACGAACTCGTGGCTCTCATGGGCACGGAGAAGTCGGACATCACCTTCGCCAAGACGGGGACCACCGTAATCATGGTCGCGGGCTTGCAGGGTTCCGGTAAAACGACGTTCAGTGCCAAACTCGCGCGCATGCTCAAGAGCCAGGGCCGCTCGCCCTTGCTGGTCGCCGCGGACGTATACCGTCCCGCCGCCATCGGGCAGCTCAAGCAACTGGCGCAGCAGATTTCCGTGCCTGTGTATTCGGGCGATGAAAGCAAACCGGTGGCCATCGCCGTCGAGGCCCTGGAGTACGCGAAGAAAAACCTCTGCAATGTCGTCATCATCGATACGGCGGGACGCCTCAGCATCGACGAAGAGATGATGCAGGAGGTCGCCGACATCAAATCCCGCGTCAATCCGACGGAGATCCTCTTTGTCGTGGACAGTATGACGGGTCAGGATGCGGTGAACACGGCACGTGCCTTTCACGACCGTCTCGACTTCGACGGCGTGGTGCTCACCAAGCTTGACGGCGACACGCGCGGGGGTGCCGCGCTGTCCATTCGTCGCGTGGTCGAGAAGCCGATCAAGTTCGCCAGCGTCGGTGAGAAGCTGGACGCGCTCGAGCCCTTCCATCCGGACCGCATGGCCTCGCGCATCCTCGGCATGGGCGATATCGTCACCCTGGCTGAAAAAGCGCAGGAGCAGTTCGATGAAGCCGAGGCGCAGAAGCTCGAAGAGAAGATGCGGAAGAACCAGTTCACGCTGGAAGACTTCTATTCGCAGATTCAGGCATTGAAAAAAATGGGGCCGCTGTCAAGCGTGATCGAAATGATCCCCGGGGTCGGCAAAGCCCTGCGCGGCGTGGACATAGACGACCGTTCCTTCGTCAAAATCGAAGCGATGATACTTTCGATGACACTCGAGGAGCGACAGAAACCGCATATCATCAACGGCAGCCGCCGCAAGCGTATCGCGGGCGGAAGCGGAACGACGGTGCAGGACGTCAATCGCCTGCTCAAGCAGTTCACCGAAATGCAGAAGATGATGAAGCGCCTCACCAAGGGCGGAATGCGGCAGTTTGCGCAAAGCATGATGAATCAGAAATTTTCATAA
- the rpsP gene encoding 30S ribosomal protein S16 encodes MVKIRLQRRGRKKAPVYKIVAADARSPRDGRFIEALGQYAPLAKPVRIELNNERALYWLKVGAQPTGTAKSLLSEAGLMLHLHLIRKGKSEEEIQVELDKWSKEKQARTVSSTSKKERRAIKKAQEEAKAKAEAEAKAKAEAEAKAKAEAEAKAKADAEAAAAAAAAAEAAPAESPEEPAA; translated from the coding sequence GTGGTAAAAATTCGTCTGCAGAGAAGAGGCAGGAAAAAAGCGCCGGTGTACAAGATCGTCGCAGCCGACGCGCGCTCGCCGCGTGATGGTCGTTTCATTGAAGCGTTGGGCCAGTACGCTCCGCTTGCCAAGCCGGTGCGCATCGAGCTCAACAACGAGCGCGCGCTGTATTGGCTCAAAGTCGGCGCGCAGCCGACAGGGACCGCCAAAAGCCTCCTGAGCGAAGCAGGCCTCATGCTCCATCTGCATCTTATCCGCAAAGGCAAGTCAGAGGAAGAGATTCAGGTCGAACTCGACAAATGGAGCAAGGAAAAGCAGGCCCGTACGGTGAGCAGCACGTCCAAGAAGGAACGCCGCGCCATCAAGAAGGCCCAGGAAGAGGCGAAGGCCAAGGCGGAAGCCGAAGCCAAAGCCAAGGCGGAAGCTGAAGCCAAAGCCAAAGCGGAAGCCGAAGCGAAAGCCAAGGCCGACGCGGAAGCCGCTGCAGCCGCTGCAGCCGCTGCGGAAGCCGCTCCGGCTGAGTCGCCCGAAGAACCTGCGGCGTAA
- the rimM gene encoding ribosome maturation factor RimM (Essential for efficient processing of 16S rRNA), giving the protein MSGLCLIGVITGVHGIRGTVTVLSYSDIPGRFERLKLVRVGATPESTRSLEVHSVDEHKNRILLTFEEIPDRTQAEKLKGLNLYVTEEEMAEAPEGRYFIHDLIGCEVVTVQGERKGSVRDVMLLPANDVYVVDCDGREVLIPAVPSIVTSVNIAARVITVEPMPGLFEENDED; this is encoded by the coding sequence ATGTCCGGCCTCTGTCTGATCGGCGTCATTACCGGCGTGCACGGCATCCGCGGCACTGTCACGGTGCTGTCGTATTCCGATATACCCGGGCGCTTCGAGCGATTGAAGCTCGTGAGAGTCGGTGCGACTCCTGAAAGCACGCGCTCGCTTGAGGTACACTCGGTGGACGAACACAAGAACCGTATCCTCCTCACCTTCGAGGAAATTCCGGACAGGACGCAGGCCGAGAAGCTGAAAGGGCTCAACCTTTACGTCACGGAAGAAGAAATGGCCGAGGCACCCGAAGGCCGCTATTTCATCCACGATTTGATCGGTTGCGAGGTCGTCACGGTGCAAGGAGAACGGAAGGGCAGTGTGCGCGATGTGATGCTGCTGCCCGCGAATGACGTGTATGTCGTGGACTGTGACGGTCGTGAAGTTCTGATTCCCGCTGTGCCGTCCATCGTAACCTCGGTGAACATCGCGGCGCGCGTCATCACGGTGGAGCCCATGCCCGGTCTGTTTGAGGAGAACGATGAGGATTGA
- the trmD gene encoding tRNA (guanosine(37)-N1)-methyltransferase TrmD produces the protein MRIDIITAFPPLFRGPFSESILKRAQAGGYAELVLHDLRDYAHDKHRTIDDSPYGGGAGMILKPEPIFECVERLTSERRYDEVILTTPAGEVLTQERCKRLSMLGNIIILCGHYKGVDQRVIDALVTRELSIGDYVLTGGELAAAVIVDAVVRLIPGVIGDGESLLTDSFMDGGLDSPYYTRPPEYRGMVVPDVLLNGDHKLVDEWRHRAAQDLTRKRRPELLPPEEPEPPKRRKKEH, from the coding sequence ATGAGGATTGATATCATCACTGCCTTTCCTCCGCTGTTCCGGGGGCCGTTCAGTGAGAGCATCCTCAAGCGCGCTCAGGCGGGTGGATACGCCGAATTGGTGCTGCACGATTTGCGCGATTACGCGCACGACAAGCACAGGACGATAGACGATTCGCCATACGGCGGTGGCGCCGGCATGATTCTGAAGCCGGAACCGATTTTTGAATGCGTCGAAAGACTGACCTCCGAACGACGCTACGACGAAGTGATACTGACCACGCCGGCGGGCGAGGTCCTGACGCAGGAGCGCTGCAAGCGCCTGTCGATGCTCGGGAACATCATCATTCTGTGCGGCCACTATAAAGGAGTGGATCAGCGGGTGATTGACGCTCTCGTAACGCGCGAACTGTCCATCGGCGATTACGTCCTCACCGGTGGAGAACTGGCGGCAGCCGTCATCGTGGACGCCGTCGTGCGCCTCATCCCCGGCGTGATAGGGGACGGCGAATCCCTGCTCACGGATTCGTTCATGGACGGTGGACTCGACAGTCCGTATTACACGCGGCCACCGGAGTATCGCGGCATGGTGGTTCCCGACGTGCTCCTGAACGGAGACCACAAGCTGGTGGACGAGTGGCGCCACCGCGCGGCGCAGGATTTGACCAGGAAACGCAGGCCGGAGCTGCTTCCCCCGGAAGAGCCAGAGCCGCCCAAACGACGTAAGAAAGAACACTAG
- the rplS gene encoding 50S ribosomal protein L19: MNTIDLLERSMMRDDIPNFKPGDIVNVHVRVKEGNKERIQEYQGIVIARSGAGARETFTVRKISNGVGVERIFPVHSPSLAKIEKVRDGRVRRAKLFYLRTLAAKQVRAKTT, from the coding sequence ATGAACACCATTGATTTGCTCGAACGTTCGATGATGCGTGACGACATCCCGAATTTCAAACCCGGCGATATCGTCAACGTGCACGTGCGGGTGAAAGAAGGAAACAAGGAGCGCATTCAGGAATACCAGGGCATCGTGATCGCCCGTAGCGGTGCCGGCGCGCGTGAGACCTTCACCGTACGGAAAATCTCCAACGGCGTCGGCGTCGAGCGTATTTTCCCCGTGCATTCGCCCTCGCTTGCGAAAATCGAGAAAGTCCGCGACGGCCGCGTGCGCCGCGCGAAGCTTTTCTATCTGCGCACACTCGCCGCAAAGCAGGTCCGCGCGAAGACCACCTGA